tcaaaacaaaacataaatagCAAAACTATAGTTACACTCACTGTGTAAATGCTCGAAAAGTGTGCCATTGGGAGCATATTCAAAAACCATCATTCTAGTGAAAGGCTCTTCTTCCTCGCAATATCCAATAAGGCTGACAAAATTCTTGTGGTTCACTTTCGATAATGTGTCGATCTGAAACCATAACCATAGGAACAATAAGGGCCTGGGAGATTACATTATAGCTTTAAATTGTTTAGTACCTTCTTCCTAAACTGCAACTCTAAATTGTTGCCCCAACCACTGGCAGATGTTGCTGCGAGAGAAGCCACAGCAATTTCGACACCACTGGATAATGTTCCTTTGTACACTGTACCCATCGGTGAAGAAGTACCTATAACATTACTGAAATCTTCACAAGCCGCTTGAATCTCCGATCTCTTAAGATTTGGTACACCTGCAATGAGAATCTCCTATCATGTTAGAAGGTAAACATGAAAAAGAACATGATAAGGGTGGTTTGACAGTCACAAGAGCATGGCAATTATTATCAGCATGAACTTGAGCTTACAGAGATCAATTTTCTCCATTACGAAAGAAGCAATACCAGTTACAAAGGCTTTCTGAAGCTGCCCGCTTAATCCTGTGGCCCAAGGTTTGACAGTAGCTACCTTGTTGCGTCCATAGAAATACAACCCAACAACTAAAATTACAAGAGAACCACCACCGCCTATGGCTCCAGCCATTATTGCAACACGATGACTGGAACTTTCCTTTGGGGGACTTTCTTGGGGGGAAGGCTCAGGAGAGGAAACTGAAGGTGGAGAAGCAGGTGTGGTTGGTGGGGGCGGAACAGAAGGTGAAGGTGAAGGTGAAGGTGAAGATGCAGGTGCAGATCTAGGAGTATATTTCTTGGGAGGATTCAAGCTAGGACGATTTACTTCCACCAGCTGTCTTCCATGGTAGGAGTGTTCAGTATTAGCAAGGTTCCTGGCAAAGATAAAAggcaacatcagaaaaagcAGGATAATCCAGTGTTTCTAAATAAAAATATCAGATGAAAAGGCAATTACAATGAACACGATTTATAAGAGTAACGTGTTCAAATtagtcaaaggcatataattGATACTGGAACATCCTACGGCAACATGCAATAGCCTCATTTTTCCGACATCATTAGTCTGCAATAAGTTCTAAACTTTCTGGATTACTCTTCAGCACAAAAGAAATCATGCCAACAGAAAAGTGGCTCACTAAGTTTGATTGCCATCATACCTTGAAATGGTTCTTTCTTTGCACGATGATTCTCTGGTTGCACCAGAAAGTTGGTTTTCGTCGACTTGATATTGGGAAAGCATCTCCAGTGCATAAATCTCAGGAGCTAAGATACTAAGGAGCCTGTTGTTATCTAGTAGCCTGCAATTAAGCAGAAATAAGAGTTACTACAGCATATACGAGAGAAAAATGACCTCAAAAAATCGAATTGAAGCTTTGACACACAACTTACAGGATTCTCAATGAAAAATTACTGTCAAGGTCTACTGGAAGTGTTCCACTGAAGTTATTATATCCCAAGTCTAACACCTCCAGttccttcaactctccgatCCCTCCAGGAATTATCCCCATAAAGGAGTTGTTGCGCAAAATACTGTAGAAAATATTAGCTGAGCAGGGCACACCAAAAGAGACTAAGAACTCCGCAGAAATTGACTACTAACCATTACATTTGAGGCAATGGTACAAAAATACTTACATAGACTTTATATGAACAAGGTTTCTGAGCTCAGGTGATAACGTTCCTCCAAGACAAAGAT
This portion of the Rosa chinensis cultivar Old Blush chromosome 1, RchiOBHm-V2, whole genome shotgun sequence genome encodes:
- the LOC112163687 gene encoding probable inactive receptor-like protein kinase At3g56050 isoform X2; translated protein: MKDQWRFNRFRDPLGVVGVVVVWLLFQNLSLCWSLNDEGLALLRFRERVVSDPFGALSNWNDEDGEIDPCSWFGVECSEGKVVVLNLKDLCLGGTLSPELRNLVHIKSIILRNNSFMGIIPGGIGELKELEVLDLGYNNFSGTLPVDLDSNFSLRILLLDNNRLLSILAPEIYALEMLSQYQVDENQLSGATRESSCKERTISRNLANTEHSYHGRQLVEVNRPSLNPPKKYTPRSAPASSPSPSPSPSVPPPPTTPASPPSVSSPEPSPQESPPKESSSHRVAIMAGAIGGGGSLVILVVGLYFYGRNKVATVKPWATGLSGQLQKAFVTGVPNLKRSEIQAACEDFSNVIGTSSPMGTVYKGTLSSGVEIAVASLAATSASGWGNNLELQFRKKIDTLSKVNHKNFVSLIGYCEEEEPFTRMMVFEYAPNGTLFEHLHIKEAEHLDWRMRMRISMGMAYCLEHMHQLKPPIAHNNLTSSAVQLTEDYAPKVSEVTFWNEIAEAEKQSSGSRLSDAQSTSLESNVYSFGVILFEIVTGRLPYSVDNGSLEDWASDYLRGEHPFKGMVDPTLESFQEEQLERIGEVIRICVHPDPRQRPPMRDVTARLREITGLTPDAVSPKLSTLWWAELELMSADAS
- the LOC112163687 gene encoding probable inactive receptor-like protein kinase At3g56050 isoform X1 is translated as MKDQWRFNRFRDPLGVVGVVVVWLLFQNLSLCWSLNDEGLALLRFRERVVSDPFGALSNWNDEDGEIDPCSWFGVECSEGKVVVLNLKDLCLGGTLSPELRNLVHIKSIILRNNSFMGIIPGGIGELKELEVLDLGYNNFSGTLPVDLDSNFSLRILLLDNNRLLSILAPEIYALEMLSQYQVDENQLSGATRESSCKERTISRNLANTEHSYHGRQLVEVNRPSLNPPKKYTPRSAPASSPSPSPSPSVPPPPTTPASPPSVSSPEPSPQESPPKESSSHRVAIMAGAIGGGGSLVILVVGLYFYGRNKVATVKPWATGLSGQLQKAFVTGIASFVMEKIDLCVPNLKRSEIQAACEDFSNVIGTSSPMGTVYKGTLSSGVEIAVASLAATSASGWGNNLELQFRKKIDTLSKVNHKNFVSLIGYCEEEEPFTRMMVFEYAPNGTLFEHLHIKEAEHLDWRMRMRISMGMAYCLEHMHQLKPPIAHNNLTSSAVQLTEDYAPKVSEVTFWNEIAEAEKQSSGSRLSDAQSTSLESNVYSFGVILFEIVTGRLPYSVDNGSLEDWASDYLRGEHPFKGMVDPTLESFQEEQLERIGEVIRICVHPDPRQRPPMRDVTARLREITGLTPDAVSPKLSTLWWAELELMSADAS
- the LOC112163687 gene encoding probable inactive receptor-like protein kinase At3g56050 isoform X3; this translates as MGIIPGGIGELKELEVLDLGYNNFSGTLPVDLDSNFSLRILLLDNNRLLSILAPEIYALEMLSQYQVDENQLSGATRESSCKERTISRNLANTEHSYHGRQLVEVNRPSLNPPKKYTPRSAPASSPSPSPSPSVPPPPTTPASPPSVSSPEPSPQESPPKESSSHRVAIMAGAIGGGGSLVILVVGLYFYGRNKVATVKPWATGLSGQLQKAFVTGIASFVMEKIDLCVPNLKRSEIQAACEDFSNVIGTSSPMGTVYKGTLSSGVEIAVASLAATSASGWGNNLELQFRKKIDTLSKVNHKNFVSLIGYCEEEEPFTRMMVFEYAPNGTLFEHLHIKEAEHLDWRMRMRISMGMAYCLEHMHQLKPPIAHNNLTSSAVQLTEDYAPKVSEVTFWNEIAEAEKQSSGSRLSDAQSTSLESNVYSFGVILFEIVTGRLPYSVDNGSLEDWASDYLRGEHPFKGMVDPTLESFQEEQLERIGEVIRICVHPDPRQRPPMRDVTARLREITGLTPDAVSPKLSTLWWAELELMSADAS